In Macadamia integrifolia cultivar HAES 741 chromosome 12, SCU_Mint_v3, whole genome shotgun sequence, the following are encoded in one genomic region:
- the LOC122058086 gene encoding endochitinase A1-like, with translation MAGGACRSFFIFLLHLLVLTVCSSGSMVGFSWDARSGVTSSAMEAMSILRNNNKTYPSQIRVSMADPSVLDSLSNAGLDIELYLSETQIKNLSQSKTSVAISLLETHLAAILPRVNVRSIVVGCSHNSSVALVQLPSVLSILRSIHSVLRGFNLEHRVKVSVTFSMSSLQNICKRQARDLRGIVGFIKKSNSFIVIESQIHQEVSMGDQFVRLMTETATKATTTLPCIDAPMVVIIHTSAVPSAVELVEFSSKILRSVVNTRIPGLDGLFAEISSMKESEREELKWEEQIFPSFHRELLNNINDQRPISAAKTTTVHDTIYPPPAIYPTTPITNPTTTPAATTPTTNPTPIITVPSTNPVTVMPTNPAATPVTVPSTAPVTTVPYTNPVDPPTTTGSINNPVVAPMTPPVTNPVTVYPVPPPSPSSIPITTPVTTPPANPVAPTPATGQTWCVAKTGASESALQAALDYACGIGGADCSAIQQTGSCYNPSTLENHASYAFNSYYQKNPVASSCDFGGTATIVSTNPSTGSCVYPSSSPAAATTTYGSVSPPPVSNAGNSGSPLPLLNASNPGSATTTVIGSESPPGVSPSVSISARLQPLFGTIVLLVTSIITRILVTAA, from the exons ATGGCTGGTGGAGCTTGTAGgagcttcttcatcttccttctgCATTTGCTCGTCCTCACTGTCTGTTCTTCAG GAAGTATGGTGGGTTTCTCCTGGGATGCCAGGAGTGGTGTGACTTCATCGGCTATGGAGGCAATGTCCATCCTCAGGAATAATAACAAGACTTACCCTTCTCAGATCAGAGTCTCCATGGCAGATCCTAGTGTTCTGGATTCACTGTCCAACGCAGGATTAGATATAGAGCTTTACTTAAGCGAGACACAGATTAAGAATCTGAGTCAGTCCAAGACTTCCGTAGCCATTTCACTGCTTGAAACGCACCTGGCTGCCATTCTTCCTCGTGTAAACGTTAGAAGCATCGTAGTTGGCTGCAGCCATAACAGTTCAGTAGCTCTAGTTCAGCTACCATCTGTCCTATCCATCTTGAGATCAATCCATTCCGTACTAAGAGGCTTCAACCTGGAGCATCGAGTGAAGGTCTCAGTGACATTCTCGATGTCCTCCTTACAGAATATATGCAAAAGGCAAGCCAGAGATCTGCGTGGGATTGTTGGTTTTATCAAGAAATCCAATTCCTTCATTGTTATAGAGAGCCAGATTCACCAAGAAGTGAGCATGGGGGACCAGTTTGTCCGATTGATGACTGAAACAGCTACCAAAGCAACTACAACTCTTCCTTGCATTGATGCTCCCATGGTTGTGATAATCCATACCTCTGCTGTCCCCAGTGCAGTAGAGCTagttgaattctcctccaaaaTCTTGAGGTCTGTAGTGAACACTCGAATCCCAGGCCTTGATGGCTTATTTGCAGAAATTTCTTCAATGAAAGAATCAGAGAGAGAGGAGCTGAAGTGGGAAGAACAGATCTTCCCTTCTTTCCACAGAGAACTCCTAAACAACATCAATGACCAGAGACCCATCTCAGCAGCAAAAACTACCACAGTACATGATACAATCTACCCTCCCCCAGCAATTTACCCTACAACACCAATAACAAATCCCACAACAACACCCGCAGCCACAACCCCTACTACAAATCCCACACCAATCATCACCGTGCCTTCTACGAACCCTGTCACTGTAATGCCAACAAATCCTGCTGCTACCCCTGTCACGGTCCCCTCAACCGCACCAGTGACTACTGTACCTTATACAAATCCTGTAGATCCACCCACTACAACAGGGTCAATCAATAATCCCGTTGTAGCTCCAATGACCCCTCCAGTTACAAACCCAGTTACCGTTTATCCAGTCCCACCTCCCAGTCCCAGCAGCATCCCCATTACAACGCCTGTCACAACACCCCCAGCAAATCCAGTGGCACCTACTCCGGCAACAGGGCAGACCTGGTGTGTGGCTAAGACTGGAGCGTCGGAGAGTGCACTTCAGGCAGCACTGGACTATGCATGTGGCATTGGAGGTGCAGACTGCTCAGCAATTCAACAAACTGGAAGCTGTTACAATCCAAGCACTCTCGAAAACCACGCCTCATATGCATTTAACAGTTACTATCAGAAAAATCCAGTGGCATCAAGCTGTGACTTTGGAGGAACTGCCACGATAGTTAGCACAAATCCAA GCACTGGTTCTTGCGTTTATCCATCATCATCACCAGCTGCAGCCACAACAACTTACGG CTCTGTTTCACCGCCACCAGTGTCGAATGCCGGCAATTCTGGTtcacctttaccactgttgaaTGCCAGCAATCCTGGTTCAGCTACGACAACCGTTATTGGATCTGAATCCCCTCCTGGTGTCAGTCCTTCAGTGTCCATCTCAGCCCGCTTGCAGCCATTGTTTGGCACCATTGTACTACTGGTAACATCCATCATCACTAGAATCTTAGTAACAGCTGCATAA
- the LOC122058088 gene encoding nuclear envelope-associated protein 2-like isoform X1 has protein sequence MSISEKPSSSSSAREFDPLLKDLSEKKQSFRRNVVSLAAELKDVRSRLASQEESFARETLTRQVAETRARSMEEEIVRLEKSLEERDGQLQASASTAEQISTYPSKTTSCRLEYLKELDALRLQLSDTQATADASAASAQSAQLQCLALAKELDEKNSSLKEHEDRVNRLGEQLDHLQKDLQAREGSQKQLKDEVLRIEQEIMQAIAKAGSSKDCELRKILDEVSPKNFERINKLLTVKDEEIAKLRDEIKIMSAHWKLKTKELESQLEKHRKADQELKKRVLKLEFCLQEARSQTRKLQRMGERRDKALKELRDQLVMKQQGPGFGTEKQNFWDSSGFKIVVSMSMLILVVFAKR, from the exons ATGTCGATCTCCGAGaagccatcatcatcatcctctgccCGAGAGTTTGATCCTCTGTTGAAGGATCTCAGTGAAAAGAAACAGAGCTTTCGGCGAAACGTTGTTTCTTTGGCAGCCGAACTCAAGGATGTTCGGAGTCGCCTTGCTTCACAGGAAGAATCATTTGCCCGAGAAACTCTAACCAGACAG GTCGCGGAGACGAGAGCAAGAAGTATGGAAGAGGAAATAGTTCGATTGGAGAAAAGCTTGGAAGAGAGGGACGGACAGTTGCAGGCATCCGCATCTACAGCAGAGCAG ATATCAACCTATCCTAGCAAAACTACATCCTGCAGACTTGAG TACCTGAAGGAGCTAGATGCTCTACGATTGCAGCTCTCTGACACTCAAGCCACAGCAGATGCAAGTGCTGCATCAGCTCAATCAGCTCAGTTACAGTGTTTGGCCTTGGCAAAGGAACTTGATGAGAAGAACAGTTCTTTGAAAGAGCATGAGGATCGTGTTAATAGGTTAGGAGAGCAGTTGGATCACCTGCAAAAAGACCTTCAAGCAAGAGAGGGCTCTCAGAAGCAGCTGAAAGATGAAGTTTTAAGAATAGAGCAGGAGATTATGCAAGCGATTGCCAAAGCTGGATCTAGCAAGGATTGTGAACTGAGGAAAATCCTTGATGAGGTCTCTCCTAAAAACTTTGAGAGAATCAATAAGCTTTTAACTGTGAAGGATGAAGAGATAGCCAAATTGAGAGATGAAATCAAGATTATGTCCGCTCACTGGAAATTAAAAACTAAGGAGTTGGAGTCACAG TTAGAGAAACATCGGAAAGCTgatcaggaattgaagaaaagggtGCTGAAGTTGGAATTCTGTCTTCAGGAAGCTCGCTCTCAGACGAGAAAGCTCCAAAGG ATGGGAGAGCGGAGGGACAAAGCTTTGAAAGAACTCAGAGATCAGTTGGTTATGAAGCAACAGGGACCAGGGTTCGGCACTGAAAAACAAAACTTTTGGGACAGCTCTGGTTTCAAGATTGTGGTTTCAATGTCCATGTTGATCCTGGTAGTGTTTGCAAAACGGTAA
- the LOC122058088 gene encoding nuclear envelope-associated protein 2-like isoform X2 produces the protein MSISEKPSSSSSAREFDPLLKDLSEKKQSFRRNVVSLAAELKDVRSRLASQEESFARETLTRQVAETRARSMEEEIVRLEKSLEERDGQLQASASTAEQYLKELDALRLQLSDTQATADASAASAQSAQLQCLALAKELDEKNSSLKEHEDRVNRLGEQLDHLQKDLQAREGSQKQLKDEVLRIEQEIMQAIAKAGSSKDCELRKILDEVSPKNFERINKLLTVKDEEIAKLRDEIKIMSAHWKLKTKELESQLEKHRKADQELKKRVLKLEFCLQEARSQTRKLQRMGERRDKALKELRDQLVMKQQGPGFGTEKQNFWDSSGFKIVVSMSMLILVVFAKR, from the exons ATGTCGATCTCCGAGaagccatcatcatcatcctctgccCGAGAGTTTGATCCTCTGTTGAAGGATCTCAGTGAAAAGAAACAGAGCTTTCGGCGAAACGTTGTTTCTTTGGCAGCCGAACTCAAGGATGTTCGGAGTCGCCTTGCTTCACAGGAAGAATCATTTGCCCGAGAAACTCTAACCAGACAG GTCGCGGAGACGAGAGCAAGAAGTATGGAAGAGGAAATAGTTCGATTGGAGAAAAGCTTGGAAGAGAGGGACGGACAGTTGCAGGCATCCGCATCTACAGCAGAGCAG TACCTGAAGGAGCTAGATGCTCTACGATTGCAGCTCTCTGACACTCAAGCCACAGCAGATGCAAGTGCTGCATCAGCTCAATCAGCTCAGTTACAGTGTTTGGCCTTGGCAAAGGAACTTGATGAGAAGAACAGTTCTTTGAAAGAGCATGAGGATCGTGTTAATAGGTTAGGAGAGCAGTTGGATCACCTGCAAAAAGACCTTCAAGCAAGAGAGGGCTCTCAGAAGCAGCTGAAAGATGAAGTTTTAAGAATAGAGCAGGAGATTATGCAAGCGATTGCCAAAGCTGGATCTAGCAAGGATTGTGAACTGAGGAAAATCCTTGATGAGGTCTCTCCTAAAAACTTTGAGAGAATCAATAAGCTTTTAACTGTGAAGGATGAAGAGATAGCCAAATTGAGAGATGAAATCAAGATTATGTCCGCTCACTGGAAATTAAAAACTAAGGAGTTGGAGTCACAG TTAGAGAAACATCGGAAAGCTgatcaggaattgaagaaaagggtGCTGAAGTTGGAATTCTGTCTTCAGGAAGCTCGCTCTCAGACGAGAAAGCTCCAAAGG ATGGGAGAGCGGAGGGACAAAGCTTTGAAAGAACTCAGAGATCAGTTGGTTATGAAGCAACAGGGACCAGGGTTCGGCACTGAAAAACAAAACTTTTGGGACAGCTCTGGTTTCAAGATTGTGGTTTCAATGTCCATGTTGATCCTGGTAGTGTTTGCAAAACGGTAA